The following coding sequences are from one Klebsiella sp. RIT-PI-d window:
- the ppiC gene encoding peptidylprolyl isomerase PpiC has translation MAKTAAAMHILVKEEKLALDLLEQIKNGGDFEKLAKKHSTCPSGKKGGHLGEFRQGQMVPAFDKVVFSCPVLEPTGPLHTQFGYHIIKVLYRN, from the coding sequence ATGGCAAAAACAGCGGCAGCAATGCATATCCTTGTAAAGGAAGAGAAACTGGCTTTAGATCTTCTGGAGCAAATTAAAAACGGCGGCGATTTTGAAAAGCTGGCGAAAAAGCACTCTACTTGTCCGTCAGGTAAAAAAGGCGGTCACTTAGGTGAGTTCCGTCAGGGCCAGATGGTACCGGCATTCGATAAAGTCGTGTTCTCCTGCCCGGTGCTGGAGCCGACCGGCCCGCTGCACACTCAGTTCGGCTATCACATCATTAAAGTGCTGTACCGAAATTAA
- the ilvC gene encoding ketol-acid reductoisomerase translates to MANYFNTLNLRQQLAQLGKCRFMGRDEFADGASYLQGKKVVIVGCGAQGLNQGLNMRDSGLDISYALRKAAIAEKRASWRKATENGFKVGTYEELIPQADLVVNLTPDKQHSDVVRTVQPMMKDGAALGYSHGFNIVEVGEQIRQDITVVMVAPKCPGTEVREEYKRGFGVPTLIAVHPENDPKGEGMAIAKAWAAATGGHRAGVLESSFVAEVKSDLMGEQTILCGMLQAGSLLCFDKLVEEGTDPAYAEKLIQFGWETITEALKQGGITLMMDRLSNPAKVRAYALSEQLKAIMAPLFQKHMDDIISGEFSSGMMADWANDDKNLLTWREETGKTAFETAAQFEGKISEQEYFDKGVLMIAMVKAGVELAFETMVDSGIIEESAYYESLHELPLIANTIARKRLYEMNVVISDTAEYGNYLFSYACVPLLKEFMTTLQPGDLGKATEGTEVDNAQLRDVNEAVRNHAIEEVGKKLRGYMTDMKRIAVAG, encoded by the coding sequence ATGGCTAACTACTTTAATACACTGAATCTGCGCCAGCAGCTGGCACAGCTGGGCAAATGCCGCTTTATGGGCCGCGACGAATTTGCCGATGGCGCAAGCTATCTTCAGGGTAAAAAAGTGGTCATCGTCGGCTGTGGCGCTCAGGGCCTGAACCAGGGCCTGAACATGCGTGACTCCGGTCTGGATATTTCTTACGCGTTGCGTAAAGCAGCCATCGCGGAGAAACGCGCTTCCTGGCGCAAAGCGACGGAAAATGGCTTTAAAGTAGGGACTTACGAAGAGCTGATCCCGCAGGCCGATTTAGTGGTTAACCTGACGCCAGATAAACAGCACTCTGACGTGGTACGCACGGTACAGCCGATGATGAAAGACGGTGCGGCGCTGGGCTACTCGCACGGTTTTAACATCGTTGAAGTGGGCGAGCAAATTCGCCAGGACATCACCGTGGTTATGGTGGCCCCGAAATGCCCGGGTACTGAAGTCCGCGAAGAGTACAAACGTGGTTTCGGTGTGCCAACGCTGATTGCTGTTCACCCGGAAAACGATCCGAAGGGTGAAGGTATGGCCATTGCGAAAGCCTGGGCTGCGGCGACCGGTGGTCATCGTGCAGGCGTACTGGAGTCGTCTTTCGTTGCGGAAGTAAAATCCGATCTCATGGGCGAGCAGACCATCCTGTGCGGTATGTTGCAGGCCGGTTCACTGCTGTGTTTTGATAAGCTGGTGGAAGAAGGGACTGACCCGGCCTATGCCGAGAAACTGATTCAGTTCGGCTGGGAGACCATCACCGAAGCCCTGAAGCAGGGCGGCATTACTCTGATGATGGACCGCCTGTCTAATCCGGCAAAAGTGCGTGCTTATGCCCTGTCTGAGCAGTTAAAAGCGATCATGGCTCCGCTGTTCCAGAAACACATGGATGACATTATCTCCGGTGAGTTTTCCTCCGGCATGATGGCTGACTGGGCAAACGATGACAAAAATCTGCTGACCTGGCGTGAAGAGACCGGTAAAACCGCGTTTGAAACTGCCGCGCAGTTTGAGGGCAAAATCAGCGAGCAGGAGTACTTCGATAAGGGCGTCCTGATGATCGCGATGGTAAAAGCGGGCGTTGAGCTGGCATTCGAAACCATGGTCGATTCCGGCATTATCGAAGAATCGGCGTACTATGAATCACTGCACGAGCTGCCGCTGATCGCCAATACTATTGCCCGTAAGCGTCTGTATGAAATGAACGTGGTGATCTCTGATACCGCTGAATACGGCAACTATCTGTTCTCTTACGCGTGTGTACCGCTGCTGAAAGAGTTTATGACCACGCTGCAACCGGGCGATCTGGGTAAAGCGACCGAAGGGACTGAAGTTGATAACGCGCAACTGCGTGATGTTAACGAAGCCGTTCGTAACCATGCCATTGAAGAGGTGGGTAAAAAGCTGCGTGGCTATATGACGGATATGAAACGTATCGCTGTCGCGGGTTAA
- the ilvY gene encoding HTH-type transcriptional activator IlvY translates to MDLRDLKTFLHLADSRHFGRSARAMHVSPSTLSRQIQRLEEDLGQPLFIRDNRTVTLTEAGEELRVFAQQTLLQYQQLRHTMDQKGPSLSGELHLFCSVTAAYSHLPPILDRFRAEHPSVEIKLTTGDAADAMEKVVTGEADLAIAGKPETLPGAVNFAILEDLAVVLIAPALPCPVRNQVVVAAPDWSTVPFIMADQGPVRRRIELWFRRHKISNPVIYATVGGHEAMVSMVALGCGVALLPEVVLENSPEPVRNRVMILERNDEESPFELGVCVQKKRLHEPLIEAFWKIVQS, encoded by the coding sequence GTGGATTTACGCGATCTCAAAACGTTTTTACATCTGGCCGATAGCCGCCATTTTGGCCGTAGCGCCCGGGCGATGCACGTCAGTCCCTCCACGCTTTCACGCCAGATCCAGCGGCTTGAAGAGGATTTGGGGCAGCCGTTGTTTATTCGTGATAACCGTACCGTCACGCTGACCGAGGCGGGGGAAGAATTGCGTGTTTTTGCGCAGCAGACGTTGCTTCAGTATCAGCAGTTGCGCCATACCATGGATCAGAAAGGTCCGTCGCTCTCCGGCGAGTTACATCTGTTTTGCTCTGTTACCGCCGCTTACAGCCACCTGCCGCCGATCCTTGACCGCTTTCGCGCCGAACATCCTTCCGTTGAAATCAAGCTCACCACCGGAGACGCCGCCGACGCCATGGAGAAGGTCGTCACCGGCGAGGCCGATCTGGCGATTGCAGGTAAACCGGAAACGCTACCCGGCGCAGTTAACTTTGCCATTCTGGAGGATCTGGCGGTGGTACTTATTGCACCGGCCCTGCCTTGTCCGGTACGTAATCAGGTTGTGGTGGCAGCGCCAGACTGGTCGACCGTTCCCTTCATCATGGCCGATCAGGGGCCGGTACGCCGCCGCATAGAATTGTGGTTCCGGCGGCATAAAATCAGTAATCCGGTGATTTATGCTACCGTTGGCGGTCATGAAGCGATGGTTTCAATGGTCGCGCTCGGCTGTGGCGTAGCACTGTTACCCGAAGTCGTGCTGGAAAACAGCCCGGAACCGGTACGTAATCGCGTCATGATCCTGGAGCGTAACGATGAAGAATCGCCGTTTGAGCTGGGCGTTTGCGTACAGAAAAAACGGCTGCACGAACCGCTTATTGAAGCCTTCTGGAAAATTGTTCAGAGTTAA
- the rep gene encoding DNA helicase Rep, whose translation MRLNPGQQQAVEFVTGPCLVLAGAGSGKTRVITNKIAHLIRVCGYQARHIAAVTFTNKAAREMKERVAQTLGRKEARGLMISTFHTLGLEIIKREYAALGMKSSFSLFDDTDQVALLKDLSEGIIEDDKVVLQQLISTISNWKNDLMTPAQAAAQAKGERDRIFAHCYGLYDAHMKACNVLDFDDLILLPTLLLQRNEEVRERWQNKIRYLLVDEYQDTNTSQYELVRLLVGSRARFTVVGDDDQSIYSWRGARPQNLVLLNEDFPALQVIKLEQNYRSSGRILKAANILIANNPHVFEKRLFSELGYGTELKVLSANNEEHEAERVTGELIAHHFINKTQYKDYAILYRGNHQSRVFEKFLMQNRIPYKISGGTSFFSRPEIKDLLAYLRVLTNANDDSAFLRIVNTPKREIGPATLQKLGEWANSRNKSLFSASFDMGLTQTLSGRGYESLTRFTHWLGDVQRLAEREPVAAVRDLIHGIDYESWLFETSPSPKAAEMRMKNVNQLFSWMTEMLEGSEIDEPMTLTQVVTRFTLRDMMERGESDEELDQVQLMTLHASKGLEFPYVFLVGMEEGLLPHQSSIDEDNVDEERRLAYVGITRAQKELIFTLCKERRQYGELIRPEPSRFLLELPQDDLLWEQERKVVTAEERMQKGQASIANIRAMMAKAKGQ comes from the coding sequence ATGCGTTTAAACCCCGGACAACAACAAGCCGTCGAATTCGTCACCGGCCCCTGCCTGGTGCTGGCGGGTGCTGGCTCCGGCAAGACCCGCGTGATCACCAACAAAATTGCCCATTTGATCCGCGTTTGCGGTTATCAGGCACGGCACATCGCGGCAGTTACGTTTACCAATAAAGCGGCCCGCGAAATGAAAGAGCGCGTGGCCCAGACGCTGGGGCGTAAAGAAGCACGTGGGCTGATGATTTCCACGTTCCATACTCTCGGGCTTGAGATTATTAAGCGCGAGTACGCGGCGCTGGGCATGAAATCCAGTTTTTCACTCTTCGACGATACCGATCAGGTTGCGCTGCTTAAGGATCTGAGTGAGGGGATAATCGAGGATGATAAGGTCGTGCTGCAACAGTTGATCTCGACGATCTCAAACTGGAAAAACGATCTAATGACCCCCGCGCAGGCGGCAGCCCAGGCAAAAGGCGAGCGCGATCGGATCTTTGCTCACTGCTACGGCCTGTACGATGCGCATATGAAAGCCTGTAACGTACTGGATTTTGACGATCTGATCCTGCTGCCAACGTTGTTACTGCAACGTAATGAAGAAGTACGCGAGCGCTGGCAGAATAAGATCCGCTACCTGCTGGTGGATGAATATCAGGACACCAATACCAGCCAGTATGAGTTGGTCAGGCTGCTGGTGGGCAGTCGTGCACGTTTTACCGTGGTCGGCGATGACGATCAGTCCATCTATTCCTGGCGCGGTGCGCGACCGCAAAACCTGGTGCTGTTGAATGAAGATTTCCCGGCACTGCAAGTGATAAAACTGGAGCAGAATTACCGTTCGTCCGGACGTATCCTGAAAGCGGCGAATATCCTGATTGCCAATAACCCACATGTGTTTGAAAAGCGTCTGTTTTCCGAACTGGGGTACGGTACCGAGCTGAAAGTGCTCAGCGCCAATAATGAAGAGCACGAAGCGGAACGGGTGACCGGCGAGCTTATTGCCCATCACTTTATTAATAAAACGCAGTATAAAGACTATGCGATTTTGTATCGCGGTAATCATCAGTCGCGGGTGTTTGAAAAATTCCTGATGCAAAACCGCATTCCGTACAAAATTTCTGGCGGCACCTCGTTTTTCTCCCGACCGGAAATTAAAGATTTACTGGCTTATCTGCGCGTGCTGACCAACGCTAATGATGACAGCGCATTTCTGCGCATCGTGAATACGCCCAAACGTGAAATCGGTCCGGCAACCCTGCAAAAGCTGGGGGAATGGGCGAATAGCCGTAACAAAAGTCTGTTTAGCGCCAGTTTTGATATGGGACTGACCCAGACGCTTAGTGGACGCGGCTACGAATCCCTCACCCGCTTCACTCACTGGCTGGGCGATGTTCAGCGCCTGGCGGAGCGGGAGCCAGTGGCAGCGGTGCGCGATTTGATCCACGGGATTGATTACGAATCCTGGCTGTTTGAAACTTCTCCCAGCCCAAAAGCCGCAGAAATGCGCATGAAAAACGTTAATCAGCTTTTTAGCTGGATGACTGAAATGCTGGAAGGAAGTGAAATCGACGAGCCAATGACCCTGACCCAGGTGGTCACGCGCTTTACCCTGCGTGACATGATGGAGCGCGGCGAATCAGATGAAGAACTGGATCAGGTTCAGCTTATGACGCTACACGCCTCCAAAGGGCTGGAATTTCCGTATGTCTTTCTGGTCGGCATGGAAGAAGGATTGCTACCGCATCAAAGCAGTATTGATGAAGATAATGTGGATGAGGAGCGCCGCCTGGCCTATGTCGGCATTACCCGCGCCCAGAAAGAGCTTATCTTTACGTTGTGCAAAGAACGCCGTCAATATGGCGAGTTGATACGTCCGGAGCCGAGCCGCTTTTTACTGGAGCTGCCCCAGGATGATTTATTGTGGGAGCAGGAGCGTAAAGTGGTCACGGCTGAAGAGCGGATGCAAAAAGGGCAGGCGAGTATCGCTAACATCCGGGCAATGATGGCCAAAGCGAAAGGTCAGTAG